One stretch of Thalassophryne amazonica chromosome 17, fThaAma1.1, whole genome shotgun sequence DNA includes these proteins:
- the LOC117529851 gene encoding nucleolar transcription factor 1-like isoform X2, translating to MLKSEPKKQRDGPHVKKPPNAFMMFAKEQREMIKTQYGVTHSSMVHQILGEKWRSMTKEEQDKYYSQAEEEKRLHSQLHPNWSFKDSYGKSKKKAKNRSNSCFTNEECPLDLSQPKRRCVHPVYDGTSEVQKVKVQTETWGAVRNHPPTQSETMQPWMYTKDTLPSTSSLIRKSKPKKQRDGPHVKKPPNAFMMFVKEQREIIKAQYEVTDSSLVLQILGEKWRSMTKEQQDKYYDQAEEEKRLHSQLHPDWSFKDSYGKNKKKAKNNSNSCFTNEGPKVPQNHTTEKTGDEDSPSAFTLFSMKYLPSVIAAFTTHIDSNIVQKILEEQWKTLSKKEKGTYYKQAYDLKSDSKQQQRDCASDDREVIGESSTLTEECPLDLSQPKRRVHPVYDGTSEVQNLKVQTETWGAVRNHPPTQSETMQPWMYTNDTLPSTSSLIRQQPTQSGAEIRRFESEKRLDGPKTKKPPNAFMMFLKEQRETIKAQYEVTNYAVVHQILGEKWQSMTKEQQAKYYDQAEEEKRLHSQLHPDWLFKDSYRSRKPRQRVRPSTDIQECPQHKRQRVHPVYEGMPETQNVIVETESQGTESQPVAEIRSKSEKRPDEPHVKKPPNAFMMFVKEQRETIKEQYEVTNSAVVLQILGEKWRSMTKEQQDKYYDQAEEEKRLHYQLHPDWSFKDRYGLKRQRKRIRPSTNIQEHSEDLLEPKPCCFWPEYHGMPETQNVKVETETQGAERNHSPTQRGTMQPCMQTSVTLPSTDNLTMQQTTQPEAMQQPSRPSVMHQPLRPTLMPQPRRPSVMHQPLRPTLMPQPRRPSVMEQTSGPSVMEQGMHSFIMQQPTCTLMMQQQTRQL from the exons AAAATCAGAGCCGAAGAAACAACGCGATGGACCGCATGTAAAGAAACCACCTAATGCCTTCATGATGTTTGCGAAGGAGCAGAGAGAAATGATCAAGACACAATATGGAGTGACACATAGCTCCATGGTGCATCAGATTCTGGGAGAGAAA TGGAGAAGTATGACCAAGGAGGAACAAGACAAATACTACAGTCAGGCTGAAGAAGAGAAAAGACTCCACTCCCAGCTGCACCCAAACTGGTCATTCAAAGATAGTTAT GGTAAAAGCAAAAAGAAGGCGAAGAACAGGAGCAACTCATGCTTTACCAACGAAG AATGTCCATTGGACTTGTCACAGCCAAAGCGACGTTGTGTGCACCCAGTTTATGATGGAACGTCTGAGGTACAGAAGGTGAAAGTGCAGACAGAAACATGGGGAGCTGTGAGGAACCATCCACCAACACAGAGTGAAACCATGCAGCCGTGGATGTACACAAAAGATACACTGCCATCCACAAGCAGTTTAATAAG AAAATCAAAGCCAAAGAAACAACGTGATGGACCGCATgtaaagaaaccgcctaatgccttcatgatgtttgtgaagGAGCAGAGAGAAATTATCAAGGCACAATATGAGGTGACAGATAGCTCCTTGGTGCTCCAGATTCTGGGAGAGAAA TGGAGAAGTATGACCAAGGAACAACAAGACAAATACTACGATCAGGCTGAAGAAGAGAAAAGACTCCACTCCCAGCTGCACCCAGACTGGTCGTTCAAAGACAGTTAT ggcaaaaacaaaaagaaggcgAAGAACAACAGCAACTCATGCTTTACCAACGAAG GGCCTAAAGTGCCTCAGAATCATACAACAGAGAAGACAGGAGACGAGGACAGTCCCTCTGCTTTCACGCTCTTCAGTATGAAGTACTTGCCTTCTGTCATTGCTGCGTTCACAACGCACATCGACAGCAACATAGTCCAGAAGATTTTGGAAGAACAA TGGAAAACTCTGTCCAAGAAAGAAAAAGGCACTTACTATAAACAGGCTTATGACTTAAAAAGTGACTCCAAGCAGCAACAACGCGACTGTGCATCTGATGACAGA GAGGTCATTGGTGAGAGTTCCACTCTGACTGAAG AATGTCCATTGGACTTGTCACAGCCAAAGCGACGTGTGCACCCAGTTTATGATGGAACATCTGAGGTACAGAATCTGAAAGTGCAGACGGAAACATGGGGAGCTGTGAGGAACCATCCACCAACACAGAGTGAAACCATGCAGCCGTGGATGTACACAAATGATACACTGCCATCCACAAGCAGTTTAATAAGGCAGCAACCAACACAGTCTGGTGCAGAAATAAG AAGATTCGAGTCTGAGAAACGACTTGATGGGCCGAAGacaaagaaaccgcctaatgccTTCATGATGTTTCTGAAAGAGCAGAGAGAAACTATCAAGGCCCAGTATGAGGTGACAAATTACGCTGTGGTGCATCAGATTCTGGGAGAGAAA TGGCAAAGTATGACCAAGGAGCAACAAGCCAAATACTACGATCAGGCTGAAGAAGAGAAAAGACTCCACTCCCAGCTGCACCCAGACTGGTTGTTCAAAGACAGTTAT CGTTCAAGGAAGCCGAGGCAGAGGGTCAGACCTTCCACTGACATCCAAG AGTGTCCACAGCACAAACGACAACGTGTGCACCCAGTTTATGAAGGAATGCCTGAAACACAGAATGTTATAGTGGAGACGGAATCACAGGGAACTGAGTCACAGCCTGTTGCAGAAATAAG ATCCAAGTCTGAGAAACGACCTGATGAGCCGCACgtaaagaaaccgcctaatgccttcatgatgtttgtgaagGAGCAGAGGGAAACTATCAAGGAACAATATGAGGTGACAAATAGCGCCGTGGTGCTCCAGATTCTGGGAGAGAAA TGGAGAAGTATGACCAAGGAGCAACAAGACAAATACTACGATCAGGCTGAAGAAGAGAAAAGACTCCACTACCAGCTGCACCCAGACTGGTCGTTCAAAGACCGTTAT GGTTTAAAAAGGCAGAGGAAGAGGATCAGACCTTCCACCAACATCCAAG aacATTCAGAGGACTTACTTGAGCCTAAGCCGTGTTGTTTCTGGCCAGAATATCATGGAATGCCTGAAACACAGAATGTGAAAGTGGAGACAGAAACACAGGGAGCTGAGAGGAACCATTCACCAACACAGAGAGGAACCATGCAGCCGTGCATGCAGACCAGTGTTACACTGCCATCCACAGACAATTTGACAATGCAGCAGACAACACAGCCTGAAGCGATGCAGCAGCCATCACGACCCAGTGTCATGCACCAGCCATTACGGCCCACTCTGATGCCGCAGCCGAGACGGCCCAGTGTGATGCACCAGCCATTACGGCCCACTCTGATGCCGCAGCCGAGACGGCCCAGTGTGATGGAGCAGACATCAGGACCCAGTGTGATGGAGCAGGGAATGCACAGCTTCATAATGCAACAACCCACATGCACTCTCATGATGCAGCAGCAAACACGACAGCTGTGA